A region from the Triticum aestivum cultivar Chinese Spring chromosome 3D, IWGSC CS RefSeq v2.1, whole genome shotgun sequence genome encodes:
- the LOC123076452 gene encoding uncharacterized protein → MPSWNDEETSSEEECEVVSMDMGLMEEPDTTVEPLFCGQLELAHPKCILHQLRPIKRVAFEGPVTGRRFYGCPVQENGVNCGVVEWVDGPWPTVLQRCLCKLWEMFHEQNFGRVQDKEKFEKELARLKSEHERELAKLRTENDKLCIEYTKLVDDVSKMFDWQDGRVDKKVYQKQVEEEELEKKKKELEEKAMLEVQMEKLKLAKEQRCILQSQADIIKNTRKAMKAVEVDRDVLKKEKAKLELVVAELLKEGYGSKEKLEQIKAILES, encoded by the exons ATGCCTTCCTGGAACGACGAGGAAACCAGCTCGGAGGAGGAGTGCGAGGTTGTCAGCATGGACATGGGACTTATG GAGGAACCAGACACCACTGTGGAGCCCCTTTTCTGTGGCCAACTTGAGCTTGCTCATCCCAAGTGCATTCTGCACCAACTGAGGCCTATTAAGCGTGTTGCTTTTGAAGGGCCTGTAACAGGAAGGCGTTTCTATGGCTGCCCAGTCCAG GAAAATGGTGTGAATTGTGGTGTTGTAGAGTGGGTTGATGGGCCTTGGCCAACTGTTCTTCAGAGATGTTTGTGCAAACTATGGGAGATGTTCCATGAGCAGAACTTTGGAAGGGTACAGGACAAGGAGAAGTTTGAGAAGGAGTTGGCCAGGCTTAAGAGTGAACATGAAAGGGAGTTGGCCAAGCTTAGGACTGAAAATGACAAGCTTTGCATTGAGTACACCaagcttgttgatgatgtatccaagATGTTTGATTGGCAGGATGGTAGGGTGGACAAGAAGGTGTACCAGAAACAAGTGGAGGAGGAAGaacttgagaagaagaagaaggagttagAGGAGAAAGCTATGTTGGAGGTGCAGATGGAAAAGCTCAAACTTGCAAAAGAGCAGAGGTGCATTTTGCAGAGCCAAGCTGATATCATCAAGAACACCAGGAAGGCTATGAAGGCTGTTGAAGTTGACAGAGATGTTcttaagaaggagaaggcaaagcttgAGCTTGTGGTTGCTGAGCTGCTGAAAGAAGGGTATGGCAGCAAGGAGAAGTTAGAGCAAATCAAGGCCATCCTTGAGTCTTGA
- the LOC123075231 gene encoding mitochondrial inner membrane protease subunit 2 — protein sequence MEGKAYHKRVVSRLIALPGDLVRLRGTTELLEVPEGHCWVEGDNPSQSKDSRTYGPVPLELLEGTVTHIVWPPHRMAAVPGRVPEERVRLIIDPAGSAKEMTAVAHSCGSVAPRSSSTGGGPSLGSHKEGSCRSDCNFIWLVSPRLV from the exons ATGGAAGGAAAGGCATACCACAAAAGGGTTGTCAGCAGGCTGATTGCGCTGCCCGGCGACCTTGTCCGGCTCCGGGGGACGACGGAGCTCCTGGAGGTCCCCGAGGGCCACTGCTGGGTGGAAGGCGACAACCCCAGCCAAAGCAAGGACTCGAGGACATATGGCCCT GTTCCACTTGAGCTGCTGGAGGGGACGGTCACACACATAGTCTGGCCGCCTCACAGGATGGCTGCAGTCCCCGGCAGGGTCCCGGAAGAAAGGGTTAGGTTGATCATCGACCCCGCTGGCTCTGCAAAGGAAATGACGGCAGTAGCTCATTCATGTGGTAGTGTGGCTCCACGCTCCAGTAGTACTGGAGGAGGCCCTTCCTTAGGATCCCACAAAGAAGGGTCATGCCGCAGTGATTGTAATTTCATTTGGCTTGTTAGTCCACGGCTTGTGTGA